In Bernardetia litoralis DSM 6794, the genomic window AATCAGAAGTATTCAATTTTCCAACTCTCAAAGAAATTGGTTTTGAAGAAAATCAAAATCCTCATATTCCTTCAACTGATTTTCCTAAAGAAATAATCAAAAATTATGAAGAAACAAGAGATTTTCCAGCCAAAGAAGGAACAAGTAGATTGAGTCCACATTTGCGTTTTGGTACAATTAGCATCCGAAAACTAGCCACTTTAGCCAAAGAAACAAATGAAAAATATTTTAATGAACTTATTTGGAGAGAGTTTTATATGACTATTTTATATCATTATCCAAAAGTAGTAAATAATGCTTTTCGTTCAAATTATGACAAAATTCCTTGGCGAAACAATGAAACAGAATTTGAAAAATGGTGTCAAGGCAAAACAGGTTATCCATTGGTAGATGCAGGAATGCGACAACTCAATGAAACTGGTTTTATGCACAATCGTGTCAGAATGGTGGTAGCAAGTTTTTTGACAAAACATTTGCTTATCGATTGGCGATGGGGAGAGGCTTATTTTGCCAAAAAATTATTAGATTATGAGCTTGCTTCCAATAATGGAGGTTGGCAATGGGCAGCAGGAAGTGGTGTTGATGCTGCGCCTTATTTTCGTGTTTTCAATCCTGAATCACAGCTCAAAAAATTTGATAAAAATCAAAAATATATTCGTACTTGGATAAAAGAATACGACACCAAATTTTATCCAAAACCAATCGTTGAACACAAAATGGCACGAGAACGAGTTTTGGAAACGTATAAAAAGGCTCTCACTCCATTGACAAAACTTTAATTTTCTGATTGAATTTGGCTTCTTTAATCATTGGATTATTGAGTATTTTTTTGATTTCTAGTAATCCATATCGGAAAAAAGAGTATTCATTATGCCCATTTGAACAGACCCTTATTTTTGTTGTTTTATGTTTCCACTCTCCTACTTTGTAACACCAAACAAATGCAATAGAACAAAGAGCAAGTAATTTAGCTATTTTCTCTGGTTCTGTCAATTTTGTATTTTCTAGCTTAAAACCTTGTGTTTTTAGAGCCTTAAACAACGT contains:
- a CDS encoding cryptochrome/photolyase family protein; its protein translation is MSKSILNKNKKQLAIFWFRRDLRLDDNAGLYHALRSGFEVLPLFIYDTEILDDLEDKNDARLTMIYRYLKKIKDELEDKKISSSLCIKIGKPIAIYKELIEKFDIKEVYTNHDYEPYAKVRDEEIKDFLEKKDIHFKTFKDQVIFEKNEVLKDDQTPYVVYTPYSRKWKAALKPYHLKSYPTEKYFDNFIKLNKSEVFNFPTLKEIGFEENQNPHIPSTDFPKEIIKNYEETRDFPAKEGTSRLSPHLRFGTISIRKLATLAKETNEKYFNELIWREFYMTILYHYPKVVNNAFRSNYDKIPWRNNETEFEKWCQGKTGYPLVDAGMRQLNETGFMHNRVRMVVASFLTKHLLIDWRWGEAYFAKKLLDYELASNNGGWQWAAGSGVDAAPYFRVFNPESQLKKFDKNQKYIRTWIKEYDTKFYPKPIVEHKMARERVLETYKKALTPLTKL